ACCTTCATCTCCTTTGATTTTACAAAATCCTCCCAAAGGAATCCAATTTAAAGAAAAAAGCGTTCCTGCTTTTTTGATACCAAAAATTCGTGGAGGAAATCCAAAACCAAATTCTTCTACAGTTACACCCATTTTTCGAGCAACAAAAAAATGTCCAAATTCATGGACAAGAACCAATAGCCCTAAAATTACAATAAAAACAATAATAGTTAAAAACATATTTAAGAAATTAAAAATTATAAATTAAAAATTAATTAGATTGTCATTATTTCTTTTTCTTTTTTTATTTCTATTTCTTTAAGTTTTTCATTATATTCTTCAACAACTTTATCTAATTCTTTGAAATAATAAAATTTATCATCTTCTGAAATTTGTTTTTCTTGTTCTTGTTTTTGTATTTCTTTTTTTATTTCATCTCTAATTTGTCGAAAACTTACTCTTGTTTGTTCAAGTTTTTGATGAACTATTTGGACTATTTCTTTTCTTAGTTCTCCTGTCATTGGCGGAATATTTAGTCTAATCATTGTTCCATCTACTGCGCAAGGAAGATTCAGACTAGATATT
The genomic region above belongs to Candidatus Kuenenbacteria bacterium HGW-Kuenenbacteria-1 and contains:
- a CDS encoding ribosome recycling factor gives rise to the protein MELNLIESHKPEFEKTIIFFEKDLEKLRIGRANPALVEDLIIKAYDGQMPLKQLASINISDAKTIIIQPWDKNLLKDIEKSISISSLNLPCAVDGTMIRLNIPPMTGELRKEIVQIVHQKLEQTRVSFRQIRDEIKKEIQKQEQEKQISEDDKFYYFKELDKVVEEYNEKLKEIEIKKEKEIMTI